A window of the Cucurbita pepo subsp. pepo cultivar mu-cu-16 chromosome LG01, ASM280686v2, whole genome shotgun sequence genome harbors these coding sequences:
- the LOC111809842 gene encoding cytokinin dehydrogenase 6-like encodes MLSIRSFMLLFLSCIAVRMNLCFTSIHSSLKMLSINGHFEFDKVQFAARDFGNQYQYYPAAVLHPSSVSDIAMTIEHIWKMGPRSELTVAARGHGHSLHGQAQAHQGVVINMESLQDPKMQVHTRNFTYVDVSGGELWINILHESLKYGLTPKSWTDYLHLTVGGTLSNAGISGQAFRHGPQISNVHQLEVVTGKGDVVSCSKEQNSDLFYGVLGGLGQFGIITRAKILLEPAPTMVKWIRVLYLDFTTFSSEQELLISAENTFDYIEGFVIINRTGLLNNWRSSFNPQDPVQASQFKSDGKILYCLELAKYFHHTEDNIIDQEVTRLLSQLSYIPSTLFISEVTYVEFLDRVQVSAVKLQSKGLWEVPHPWLNLLIPKSKIKKFAEGVFGNILKETSNGPVLIYPLNKSKWDNRTSVVIPEEEIFYLVAFLTSAVPFSRGNDSLEYILAQNMRILEFCRTANLGEKQYLPHYTTRNEWQAHFGPMWETYVQRKKAYDPLAILAPGQRIFQKAKSLS; translated from the exons ATGCTTTCCATCCGAAGCTTTATGCTTTTGTTCCTGAGCTGTATTGCTGTTAGGATGAATCTATGCTTCACAAGCATCCATTCGTCACTGAAGATGCTTTCCATCAACGGGCATTTTGAGTTTGACAAAGTGCAATTTGCCGCAAGAGACTTCGGTAATCAATATCAATATTACCCTGCAGCAGTACTGCATCCATCATCAGTTTCTGATATCGCCATGACTATAGAGCATATTTGGAAGATGGGACCTCGTTCAGAGCTCACAGTTGCAGCTAGAGGCCATGGCCACTCGCTCCATGGCCAAGCGCAGGCCCACCAAGGAGTTGTGATTAACATGGAATCACTCCAGGACCCTAAAATGCAGGTTCATACTAGAAACTTTACTTACGTCGATGTTTCTGGAGGGGAGTTATGGATAAATATCCTGCACGAGAGCTTGAAATACGGATTAACACCAAAATCATGGACAGACTACCTACATCTAACGGTTGGAGGTACTTTATCCAATGCAGGGATCAGCGGACAGGCATTTCGGCATGGCCCTCAGATCAGCAACGTTCATCAGCTGGAGGTTGTAACAG GAAAAGGGGATGTGGTAAGCTGTTCAAAGGAACAGAACAGTGACCTCTTTTACGGTGTTCTTGGAGGATTAGGCCAGTTTGGAATTATCACAAGGGCAAAAATTCTACTTGAACCAGCGCCAACAATG GTAAAATGGATAAGGGTGCTGTACTTAGACTTCACTACTTTTTCCTCAGAGCAGGAGCTCTTGATATCTGCAGAAAATACATTCGACTACATTGAGGGATTCGTGATAATAAACAGAACTGGTCTTTTGAATAATTGGAGATCATCATTCAATCCACAAGACCCAGTTCAAGCTAGCCAGTTCAAGTCTGATGGAAAAATTCTTTATTGCCTAGAATTGGCCAAGTACTTTCACCACACCGAGGACAACATTATCGATCAG GAAGTCACACGCTTATTGTCTCAGTTAAGTTATATCCCATCAACACTTTTCATATCAGAAGTTACATATGTGGAATTCCTGGACAGAGTTCAAGTATCAGCCGTCAAACTACAGTCAAAAGGCTTGTGGGAAGTCCCACACCCATGGCTGAATCTCCTTATtccaaaaagtaaaataaaaaaatttgcagAAGGGGTTTTCGGCAATATCCTGAAGGAAACAAGCAACGGCCCAGTCCTAATCTATCCACTTAACAAATCAAA GTGGGATAATAGAACTTCTGTAGTTATTCCAGAGGAGGAGATTTTCTACCTGGTGGCGTTTCTGACCTCTGCAGTTCCTTTTTCTAGAGGAAACGACAGCTTAGAATACATCTTAGCTCAGAACATGAGAATTCTGGAATTCTGTAGAACAGCCAATCTAGgagaaaaacaatatttgccaCATTATACTACAAGGAACGAATGGCAGGCCCATTTTGGCCCAATGTGGGAAACATATGTACAGAGAAAAAAAGCTTATGACCCTTTGGCAATACTTGCTCCAGGTCAAAGAATATTCCAAAAGGCAAAATCCTTGTCATGA
- the LOC111809849 gene encoding uncharacterized protein LOC111809849 gives MGLVMVISLPLIFFCLLLGFGCYFLGRAKGRRDIRTNAQTFGVPMPPPGIATTHSLSQPQPIFKPDNAINV, from the coding sequence ATGGGTTTGGTGATGGTGATCTCTCTGccactcattttcttctgcttgCTGCTCGGTTTCGGGTGTTACTTTCTCGGCCGAGCAAAAGGGAGACGAGACATAAGGACCAATGCTCAGACATTTGGGGTGCCCATGCCGCCTCCCGGAATCGCCACCACTCATTCCCTATCGCAACCGCAGCCAATTTTCAAACCTGATAATGCCATCAATGTTTGA
- the LOC111809831 gene encoding glycosyltransferase-like KOBITO 1, which produces MPIPNYNHLQTPLRQTQPSSSSSTSRLLLLLTFLPLTLAALAFVLQWRGGLTDPATRWSPPGSYQFPGMESSPLSPISRHSTPSASDCLNLGRSVTPSFPYYQDWKFDRGSNLKPKICITTSTSAGLEQILPWMFYHKVIGVSLFFLFVEGKAASPDVTRVLQSIPGVKLIFRTRELEELQAKSRIWNETWLSGFFYKPCNYELFVKQSLNMEMAITMARDAGVDWIIHLDTDELVHPVGAQEYSLRQLLHDVPGNVDMVIFPNYESSVERDDIKEPFTEVSMFKKNFDHLPKDTYFGMYKESTRGNPNYFLTYGNGKSAARIQDHLRPNGAHRWHNYMKTPNEIKLEEAAVLHYTYAKFSDLTSRRDRCGCKPTKDDVKRCFMLEFDRTAFIVASTATQKEIVDWYREHVVWGDKDVKIKLLKKGILTRINAPKVIIQGLRESGIFESVIASASETRSKEKFLSSISISSSNSSKAVASQSLPSRSNKYQATARKALGIEPDEWHQPAVPPQSPPGIDVETLNLVGGI; this is translated from the exons ATGCCGATTCCGAACTACAATCACTTGCAGACCCCACTTCGCCAGACTCAGCCGTCTTCCTCATCCTCAACTTCCAGactccttcttcttctaacCTTCCTCCCTCTCACCCTCGCAGCTCTTGCTTTTGTCCTCCAATGGCGCGGCGGACTCACCGATCCCGCCACCCGCTGGTCTCCTCCGGGATCCTACCAGTTCCCTGGCATGGAATCCTCACCCCTCTCCCCGATTTCGCGCCACTCCACGCCTTCCGCTTCTGATTGCCTCAATCTTGGCCGGAGTGTTACGCCATCGTTCCCGTACTATCAGGACTGGAAGTTCGATCGCGGATCGAATTTGAAGCCCAAG ATATGCATTACAACAAGTACGTCGGCAGGATTGGAGCAAATCTTGCCTTGGATGTTCTATCACAAGGTCATTGGGGTTtcactcttctttctttttgtggaGGGAAAAGCTGCATCTCCTGATGTGACTAGAGTTTTGCAGTCAATTCCT GGAGTGAAGTTGATATTCAGAACAAGAGAGTTAGAGGAGCTGCAGGCAAAAAG TCGGATCTGGAATGAAACATGGCTTTCTGGTTTCTTTTACAAGCCTTGCAATTATGAACTATTTGTGAAACAATCTCTCAATATGGAGATGGCTATTACTATGGCAAGG gatGCTGGCGTGGATTGGATAATTCATCTTGATACTGATGAGTTGGTACATCCAGTCGGTGCTCAAGAGTACTCCTTGAGGCAGTTGCTGCATGATGTGCCTGGAAATGTCGATATGGTTATTTTTCCCAATTAC GAAAGCAGTGTTGAAAGAGATGACATAAAGGAACCTTTTACTGAG GTATCGATGttcaaaaaaaactttgaCCACCTGCCCAAGGATACATATTTTGGCATGTACAAAGAATCAACTCGTGGTAACCCAAATTACTTTTTGACTTATGGAAACGGGAAATCAGCTGCTCGAATTCAAGATCATCTTCGTCCAAATGGTGCACATAGATGGCATAACTACATGAAAACCCCAAA TGAGATTAAATTGGAGGAAGCTGCCGTATTACACTACACATATGCAAAATTTTCTGACTTGACCTCTAGACGTGACCGCTGTGGGTGCAAACCTACCAAAGATGATGTTAAAAGATGCTTTATGTTGGAATTTGATAGAACT GCATTCATAGTTGCTTCTACTGCAACCCAGAAGGAAATCGTAGACTG GTACCGAGAACATGTTGTGTGGGGCGACAAAGACgtaaaaataaagttgttgAAGAAGGGCATTTTAACACGAATTAATGCTCCTAAG GTGATTATACAGGGATTAAGGGAGAGTGGCATCTTCGAGTCTGTTATTGCATCTGCTTCTGAAACTCGTTCAAAGGAGAAATTTTTATCATCCATCTCTATCTCCAGCAGTAACTCGAGCAAAGCCGTTGCATCTCAATCCCTTCCATCTAGAAGTAACAAGTACCAAGCAACTGCTAGGAAGGCCCTGGGAATTGAACCTGATGAGTGGCATCAACCCGCCGTTCCGCCACAATCTCCTCCAGGAATAGACGTAGAAACTCTCAACCTGGTAGGAGGTATATGA